A window from Mya arenaria isolate MELC-2E11 chromosome 9, ASM2691426v1 encodes these proteins:
- the LOC128202995 gene encoding uncharacterized protein LOC128202995: MDTLYVTGLLIGILQVCRVYGNLRCLECTHLEWERNQQFEGFINIERILSSKYNPGCKQRNPFGGAYDPNTPNQQYPNQQYPNQQYPPNTGTGTNGQNFIPPQGVMDTVCPVASIQINRCGYLFGNAVVYLGGSYKVDMTITVHIRNCMETRPEMENRCYDRDSSIGYRELLTYLRNKLAFLSPDIEVRSFIGHQCICSSDMCYPYVTQAAGTAVASVVCVMLSLLAALFIRL, from the exons TGTACGGCAACCTGAGATGTCTGGAGTGTACCCACTTGGAATGGGAACGGAACCAGCAGTTCGAGGGCTTCATCAACATTGAACGGATACTCTCGTCTAAGTACAACCCAGGGTGTAAGCAGAGGAACCCCTTCGG TGGCGCATACGACCCAAATACTCCTAACCAACAGTATCCGAATCAGCAGTATCCGAACCAACAGTATCCGCCAAATACTGGTACTGGTACAAATGGACAGAACTTTATTCCACCTCAGGGCGTCATGGACACTGTGTGTCCGGTGGCCAGTATACAAATTAACAGGTGTGGGTACCTGTTCGGGAACGCTGTTGTGTATCTTGGAGGATCATATAAAGTTGACA TGACAATCACGGTCCACATCCGCAACTGCATGGAGACGAGACCGGAAATGGAGAACCGCTGTTACGACCGCGACAGCTCAATTGGTTACCGCGAACTGCTGACCTACTTACGGAATAAGCTAGCCTTCCTTTCCCCTGACATCGAGGTCAGGTCGTTTATTGGTCACCAGTGCATCTGTTCGTCCGATATGTGTTATCCATACGTGACGCAGGCCGCTGGGACGGCTGTGGCCTCAGTTGTGTGTGTGATGTTGAGTTTGTTAGCGGCATTGTTTATACGGTTATAG
- the LOC128246404 gene encoding uncharacterized protein LOC128246404, giving the protein MVLPRIWNLWGYCRMLVLLLVFCYIVSADDQFLCCMAGIKKVRHISICPAPCCHGYEEHSVYTAMMAQISFCRKLEEDTSQELTTAVREKWGARRYPDKLFHF; this is encoded by the exons ATGGTCTTGCCTAGGATTTGGAATCTGTGGGGATATTGTCGGATGTTGGTTTTGTTGCTGGTTTTCTGCTATATTGTCAGCGCCGACGATCAG ttccTGTGTTGCATGGCGGGAATCAAGAAGGTCCGCCATATTTCCATATGCCCCGCCCCCTGTTGCCATGGGTACGAGGAACACTCGGTTTACACTGCGATGATGGCCCAAATATCATTCTGTAGGAAACTTGAAGAG GACACCTCTCAAGAGTTGACAACCGCCGTGAGAGAGAAATGGGGAGCACGGCGATACCCCGACAAGCTGTTCCACTTCTAA